The stretch of DNA CTGATATACAACATAATTACCAGTTTCGGTATGCAGCCTGATGTAGTCCTTCAAGCTTTCAATAAACAAAATGTCTTGTAGGTAAACCTTCACCATTCTTTTGTCTACTTTAATGAAAAGGGATGGCTTTTCCGCTGCGATTGGAGATGAACCAGATTGGAGGTCAGCGTGTCTTGACTGTGAAAAAAATTTATTGACCGCTTTCATGAAACGCGGGAAACCTATAGGTTTTACTAAATAATCCAAAACGTCTAACTCAAATCCTTCTATTGCATATTGCCGATGTGCGGTTGTCAATATTACTTTTGGAAGGGAGTCAAGGCTTTTGAGTAGTTCCAGACCGGAAACTTGAGGCATTTCAATATCCAAAAAGAGTAAATCTATCTTATTTTTCCCTTTCAAAATATTAAAAGCCGAAATAGCATCTTCGCAGCGATTCACAAAACCAAAATGAGTTATACGCTTGATATAATGTTCTAATAGGTCAAGTGCGAGGGGTTCATCATCAACAATCAGGCAATTCCATTTCATAGGCTTTTTAGTTACTTGTTAAACGTGTTAGGGGGATGTTTAGCGCTACTTGATATGCTTTTCCGTCATTCTTTACAATGATGGAAAAGTCATTTTGATACAATAACCTCAATCGTCTTTCTACATTTTTCAATCCTAGTCCATTCGATACAATAGACATCGTGGACGGCCCCGTATTTGGATTTTTAACCCTCATGAAAATCCGATCTTCTTCAATATCTAGACCAAT from Saprospiraceae bacterium encodes:
- a CDS encoding LytTR family DNA-binding domain-containing protein, which gives rise to MKWNCLIVDDEPLALDLLEHYIKRITHFGFVNRCEDAISAFNILKGKNKIDLLFLDIEMPQVSGLELLKSLDSLPKVILTTAHRQYAIEGFELDVLDYLVKPIGFPRFMKAVNKFFSQSRHADLQSGSSPIAAEKPSLFIKVDKRMVKVYLQDILFIESLKDYIRLHTETGNYVVYQSLTAFSDQLPRSSFLRIHRSFTIAIEKIAALEGNYVEINGQSIPISRNKKGEVMQLLQR